A portion of the Chondrinema litorale genome contains these proteins:
- the polX gene encoding DNA polymerase/3'-5' exonuclease PolX, producing the protein MSNKEIIKLFKLTASLLELHGANPFKVRAYTGIVFNLEKLDDSLEGKDMDELLALDIKKGMAEKILEMMDKGSFEELDKLTTETPEGVIKMLNIKGIGAKKIKTIWQELDITTMEALYEACKEGKIAQLKGFGEKTQKLIIEQIDYQEENKGKLHFADAEPIAIAIKEKLANSALVEKVELAGDVRRYMEIVDKFQFVVASKDFAGLRKWLTNDDAFTYQEKISGPYSWKGVENERGVQLEISLTSPDKFASTLFLNSAAPEHLAVPIGNGQHTLRTLANTKVYSDEIEIYQDAEMQLVAPEMREGAFEVALAKSGTLPKTVEMENLKGILHNHSTYSDGKHTLEEMATYCKELGYEYLGITDHSKSAFYANGLDESRITQQHEEIDKLNEKLAPFKIFKGIESDILNDGKLDYADDVLASFDFIVASVHSNLKMTEEKATERLLTAIANPYTTMLGHPTGRLLLKREGYPIDHKTVIDACAEHNVIIEINANPWRLDLDWRWVRYALDKDVKISINPDAHEKDGYHDMRYGLLVGKKAGLTTEMTFNALSANEVEEYFNNKKSAIS; encoded by the coding sequence TTGAGCAATAAGGAGATAATAAAATTATTTAAGCTGACTGCTTCTTTGTTGGAACTCCATGGAGCAAATCCATTTAAAGTAAGAGCATATACAGGCATTGTTTTCAATCTCGAAAAGCTAGACGATAGTTTAGAAGGGAAAGATATGGACGAGCTTCTCGCCTTGGATATTAAAAAGGGAATGGCAGAAAAGATTTTGGAGATGATGGATAAAGGTTCTTTTGAAGAGCTAGATAAGCTTACTACCGAAACTCCTGAGGGTGTAATTAAGATGCTCAATATAAAAGGTATTGGTGCTAAAAAAATAAAAACCATCTGGCAAGAGCTAGACATTACTACTATGGAAGCTTTATACGAAGCTTGCAAAGAAGGTAAAATTGCTCAGCTAAAAGGCTTTGGTGAGAAAACACAAAAACTGATTATCGAACAAATTGATTATCAGGAAGAAAATAAAGGAAAGCTTCACTTTGCTGATGCCGAACCAATAGCCATTGCAATAAAAGAAAAACTAGCAAACTCTGCTTTGGTAGAAAAAGTTGAGCTTGCAGGTGATGTAAGACGCTATATGGAAATAGTGGATAAATTCCAGTTTGTAGTAGCTTCTAAAGATTTTGCCGGTCTTAGAAAGTGGTTAACGAATGATGATGCTTTCACTTATCAAGAAAAAATTTCGGGTCCATATTCTTGGAAAGGTGTTGAGAATGAACGTGGTGTACAGCTAGAAATTTCTTTAACCTCACCTGATAAATTTGCTTCTACGCTATTCTTAAACTCTGCTGCACCAGAGCATTTAGCAGTACCTATTGGCAATGGTCAACACACTTTAAGAACACTGGCAAATACCAAAGTTTATAGCGATGAGATAGAGATTTACCAAGATGCAGAGATGCAATTGGTAGCGCCAGAAATGAGAGAAGGAGCTTTTGAAGTGGCTTTAGCTAAAAGCGGAACTTTGCCAAAAACGGTGGAGATGGAAAACCTGAAAGGTATACTTCATAACCACTCAACTTATAGTGATGGAAAGCACACATTAGAAGAAATGGCCACCTATTGCAAAGAGTTAGGCTATGAATATTTGGGAATTACCGATCACTCAAAATCTGCATTTTATGCCAATGGTTTAGATGAATCGAGAATTACCCAACAACATGAAGAGATTGATAAACTTAATGAAAAACTGGCTCCATTTAAAATATTTAAGGGAATTGAATCTGATATTTTAAATGATGGCAAACTCGATTATGCTGATGATGTATTGGCTAGTTTTGATTTTATAGTGGCATCTGTTCATTCGAACTTAAAAATGACTGAAGAAAAAGCTACCGAAAGACTATTAACTGCGATTGCCAATCCTTACACTACCATGTTAGGGCATCCAACAGGTAGATTATTGCTAAAAAGAGAAGGTTACCCAATTGACCATAAAACGGTAATAGATGCTTGTGCTGAGCATAATGTGATTATTGAAATTAATGCGAACCCTTGGAGACTTGATTTAGATTGGCGTTGGGTGAGATATGCTTTAGATAAGGATGTGAAAATTAGTATTAATCCTGATGCACACGAGAAGGATGGTTACCACGATATGCGCTATGGCTTGCTAGTAGGCAAAAAAGCCGGACTCACTACAGAAATGACATTTAATGCTTTGAGTGCCAATGAAGTAGAAGAATATTTTAATAATAAAAAGTCAGCTATTAGTTAA
- the uvrA gene encoding excinuclease ABC subunit UvrA, whose amino-acid sequence MSTNTIDQLDPKDFIIVKGAKVNNLKNLSVAIPRNKLVVITGVSGSGKSSLAFDTLFAEGQRMYVESLSSYARQFLGRMEKPEVEYIKGVCPAIAVEQKVTTKNPRSTVGTTTEIYDYMKLLFARVGRTYSPVSGEEVKKDSVSDVVNYIQSFEDGTRMMVLAELNVKDDRTKEDELKVLMQKGFSRVEVEGKAVLIEDLLEKESAELEKLSFNILIDRNSVKKGDEDNEYRIADSVQTAFFEGHGYCIVELFPKGKDSIRKVFSDRFELDDIKFEEPTVNLFSFNNPYGACRTCEGFGKILGIDEDLVIPDKNMSVYEGAIAPWRSETMKKWLEPLLKNGIRFDYPIHRSYYELSDKEKELLWNGNEFFKGLNDFFKHLESKTHKIQYRVMLSRYRGRTVCPDCKGTRLRKDAGYVKMSGYSIIDLVLKPVNDLIQVFDEIKLNEHEQKIAQRIFTEITNRLSYLQKVGLGYLTLNRLTSTLSGGEHQRIKLATSLGSALVGSMYILDEPSIGLHPRDTRNLVSVLQELKKMGNTVIVVEHEEEVMRAADQVIDIGPDAGNYGGELVFQGDIFNVEDKKVSHTSKYLNGLETIAVPTVRRKWSQSIDVIGARENNLKNINVKFPLNIMTVVTGVSGSGKSTLIKSILFPSIAKMLGSHKESTGKVDRVEGATKSVTHIEFVDQNPIGKSSRSNPVTYVKAYDTIRQLFADQPLAKQRGYKPAFFSFNVDGGRCEACQGEGVNKIEMQFMADIYLTCESCKGKRFQDEILEITYRDKNIADVLDMSIDEAMEFFNGNKKITDKIKPLQDVGLGYIRLGQSSNTLSGGEAQRVKLASFLVKGNLKQSEKVMFIFDEPTTGLHFHDISKLLIALNALVDHGHTVIIIEHNMEIVKCADWIIDLGPEGGDKGGTICFEGLPEEMVKLEGNHTANFLKEKI is encoded by the coding sequence ATGTCTACAAATACCATTGACCAGCTCGATCCCAAAGATTTTATCATTGTAAAAGGAGCCAAAGTAAATAACCTTAAAAATTTAAGTGTAGCCATTCCAAGAAACAAACTGGTTGTAATAACTGGTGTGTCTGGTTCTGGAAAATCTTCGCTTGCATTCGATACTTTATTTGCAGAAGGGCAGCGTATGTATGTAGAAAGCTTGAGCTCTTATGCCCGACAGTTTTTGGGAAGAATGGAGAAGCCTGAGGTAGAATACATTAAAGGTGTGTGCCCAGCGATTGCTGTTGAGCAAAAAGTAACAACTAAAAATCCACGATCTACAGTAGGTACAACTACCGAAATTTACGATTATATGAAGTTGCTATTTGCTAGGGTTGGTAGAACATATTCTCCAGTTTCGGGTGAAGAGGTTAAAAAAGACAGTGTGTCGGATGTAGTCAATTACATTCAGTCTTTTGAAGATGGGACTAGAATGATGGTGTTAGCTGAGTTAAATGTAAAAGACGACCGAACAAAAGAAGATGAGTTAAAGGTATTGATGCAGAAGGGTTTTTCAAGGGTAGAAGTAGAAGGAAAAGCAGTATTGATTGAAGATTTACTTGAAAAAGAAAGTGCAGAGCTAGAGAAATTATCTTTTAATATTCTTATAGATAGAAACTCAGTAAAAAAAGGAGACGAAGATAATGAGTATAGAATAGCAGATTCTGTACAAACAGCTTTTTTTGAAGGTCATGGTTATTGTATTGTTGAGTTGTTTCCGAAGGGCAAAGATTCAATTAGAAAAGTTTTTTCAGACAGGTTTGAACTAGACGATATTAAGTTTGAAGAGCCAACAGTAAATCTTTTCAGCTTTAATAACCCGTATGGTGCTTGTAGAACTTGCGAAGGGTTTGGGAAGATTTTAGGCATTGATGAGGACTTGGTGATTCCAGATAAAAACATGTCTGTTTACGAAGGAGCTATTGCACCATGGAGAAGCGAAACCATGAAAAAATGGTTAGAACCACTCTTAAAAAATGGTATTCGTTTCGATTATCCTATTCACAGATCTTACTATGAGCTTTCTGATAAGGAGAAAGAATTGCTGTGGAATGGCAACGAGTTCTTTAAAGGATTGAATGACTTCTTTAAGCATCTGGAATCTAAAACACATAAGATTCAGTACAGAGTGATGCTTTCCAGATATAGAGGTCGTACAGTTTGCCCAGACTGTAAAGGAACAAGACTTAGAAAAGATGCAGGCTATGTAAAAATGTCGGGTTATTCAATTATTGATTTGGTGTTAAAACCAGTTAATGACCTTATACAGGTTTTTGATGAAATCAAGCTCAATGAGCATGAACAGAAAATCGCTCAAAGAATATTTACAGAAATCACAAACAGGCTTTCTTATTTGCAAAAAGTAGGTTTGGGTTATCTAACATTAAATAGACTTACTTCAACATTATCAGGAGGAGAGCATCAGCGAATTAAGCTGGCAACTTCTCTGGGAAGTGCTTTAGTAGGCTCAATGTATATTCTCGATGAACCAAGCATTGGTTTGCATCCAAGAGATACGAGGAACCTTGTGAGTGTATTACAAGAGTTAAAGAAAATGGGTAACACTGTAATTGTTGTTGAACACGAAGAAGAAGTGATGCGTGCTGCCGATCAAGTAATTGATATTGGTCCAGATGCAGGTAATTATGGTGGAGAGTTAGTGTTTCAGGGAGATATTTTTAATGTTGAAGATAAAAAAGTTAGTCATACTTCTAAATATCTCAATGGTTTAGAAACCATTGCTGTGCCAACAGTAAGAAGAAAATGGAGCCAGAGTATTGATGTGATTGGTGCTAGAGAAAACAACTTGAAAAACATCAATGTAAAGTTTCCACTGAATATCATGACGGTGGTTACAGGTGTGAGTGGTTCTGGAAAATCTACTTTAATTAAGAGTATTTTATTCCCTTCAATCGCTAAAATGTTAGGTTCTCACAAAGAATCGACTGGTAAAGTAGATAGGGTAGAAGGAGCTACAAAATCGGTCACTCACATAGAATTTGTAGATCAAAATCCGATTGGTAAATCTTCAAGATCAAACCCTGTTACCTATGTAAAAGCCTATGATACCATTAGGCAGTTATTTGCAGATCAGCCATTAGCCAAGCAAAGAGGTTATAAACCAGCATTCTTTTCTTTTAATGTAGATGGTGGAAGATGTGAAGCTTGTCAGGGAGAGGGAGTGAATAAAATTGAGATGCAGTTTATGGCAGATATTTACCTTACTTGTGAAAGCTGCAAAGGCAAAAGATTCCAAGACGAAATTCTCGAAATCACCTACAGAGATAAAAATATTGCTGATGTACTCGATATGAGTATTGATGAAGCGATGGAATTCTTTAATGGAAACAAAAAAATTACTGATAAGATTAAGCCTTTACAAGATGTAGGTTTAGGATACATTAGATTAGGACAATCTTCTAATACTTTGAGTGGTGGAGAAGCACAGCGTGTAAAATTGGCATCTTTTCTAGTTAAAGGAAACCTGAAACAATCAGAGAAGGTGATGTTTATTTTTGATGAACCAACCACAGGTTTGCACTTTCATGACATCAGTAAATTATTGATTGCCTTAAATGCTTTGGTTGATCATGGACATACTGTAATTATCATAGAGCATAACATGGAAATTGTAAAATGTGCAGACTGGATAATTGACTTAGGTCCTGAAGGAGGAGATAAAGGCGGTACAATTTGTTTCGAAGGATTACCTGAAGAAATGGTGAAGTTAGAAGGGAATCATACTGCTAATTTTCTAAAAGAAAAAATTTAA
- a CDS encoding nucleoside deaminase produces MQIEGKSDQDFMKLAIQEALLAPDHDDIPIGALVVCNGKVIGRGHNQVEMLNDATAHAEMIAITSAYTYLGSRYLNECTLYVTLEPCPMCAGALNWSQLGRLVYAAPDDKRGFEKYNKEIIHPKTKLLKGVLESECSHIVKDFFKKLR; encoded by the coding sequence ATGCAAATAGAAGGGAAAAGTGATCAGGATTTTATGAAGTTGGCTATACAAGAAGCCTTGCTTGCACCTGATCATGATGATATCCCTATTGGTGCATTGGTTGTTTGCAATGGGAAAGTTATTGGCAGAGGGCATAATCAAGTAGAAATGTTGAATGATGCCACTGCCCATGCTGAAATGATTGCCATTACCAGTGCATATACCTATTTGGGATCACGCTACTTAAATGAATGTACTTTGTATGTTACTTTGGAGCCTTGTCCGATGTGTGCTGGTGCATTAAACTGGTCGCAATTAGGCAGACTTGTTTATGCTGCTCCTGATGATAAAAGAGGTTTTGAGAAATATAACAAAGAGATAATTCACCCCAAAACAAAATTACTTAAGGGGGTTTTGGAAAGTGAATGCAGCCATATTGTAAAGGATTTTTTTAAAAAGCTAAGATAA
- a CDS encoding GNAT family N-acetyltransferase, with product MNNFEFKGAKGTLYKSEALSLRRRVFSEEQGIPEALDLDGKDDEAYHLIALKEEKIVATGRLNFEDNKGHISRIAVHSEHRKEGLGKKIVENLITYAKDLDVNFLYLYPHSYLENFYMSFGFTKVPDSQEELEGGHQIIRMEKTL from the coding sequence ATGAATAATTTCGAGTTTAAAGGAGCAAAAGGCACACTTTACAAATCTGAAGCACTTTCTTTAAGAAGAAGGGTATTTTCAGAAGAACAGGGCATACCTGAAGCACTCGATCTGGATGGAAAAGACGATGAAGCATATCATCTTATTGCATTAAAGGAAGAAAAAATTGTAGCGACTGGCAGATTAAACTTTGAAGATAACAAGGGACATATTTCAAGAATAGCTGTTCATTCAGAACATAGAAAAGAAGGTTTAGGCAAAAAAATAGTAGAAAATCTAATTACTTATGCAAAAGACCTAGATGTAAACTTCTTGTACCTCTATCCTCATTCCTATTTAGAAAATTTTTATATGAGTTTTGGTTTTACTAAAGTTCCTGATTCGCAAGAAGAATTAGAAGGTGGGCATCAAATTATTAGGATGGAAAAAACACTTTAA
- a CDS encoding polysaccharide biosynthesis/export family protein — protein MSLFYRRSKKLNILRLFLLVLLSSCGSIKQNILFKTESSVNEDVFKHSFESITANYKIQVNDRIAVSVFTNKGERLVDPNHEFNIGSAPVERATGSGMSGNQSQMQNNTNSLRELAISSNNMSPTSYLIEQNGTVNLPMVGEIKLEGLTLKEADNLLAEKYTAFYEAPFVVTQYQNKRIVLMGALGDQVIPLRNENMTLLEVLSLAGDVQARSKPSNIRLIRGPWDAPSVKIINLTSISNIKDANIIVEPNDIIYVEPRRRIDRETIQDFNIIFTPITTLVTLSVTMLLLIKEAK, from the coding sequence ATGTCATTATTCTATCGTCGAAGTAAAAAACTAAATATACTCAGACTTTTTTTACTCGTGTTGTTAAGTTCTTGTGGAAGCATTAAGCAAAATATTCTTTTTAAGACAGAGTCTTCTGTAAACGAAGATGTGTTTAAACATTCTTTTGAAAGTATTACAGCAAACTACAAGATTCAAGTAAATGATAGAATAGCAGTTTCGGTGTTTACTAACAAAGGGGAGCGATTGGTAGATCCAAACCACGAGTTCAACATAGGTTCTGCTCCAGTTGAGAGGGCAACAGGTTCTGGCATGAGTGGTAATCAGTCACAAATGCAAAACAATACTAACTCCCTAAGAGAGCTAGCTATCTCTTCCAACAACATGTCACCAACTTCTTATCTGATAGAACAAAATGGTACGGTTAATTTACCAATGGTTGGAGAAATAAAGTTGGAAGGTTTAACCCTGAAAGAAGCAGATAATTTACTAGCAGAAAAATATACAGCTTTTTATGAAGCACCTTTTGTAGTTACTCAGTATCAGAATAAAAGAATAGTCTTAATGGGGGCTTTGGGTGATCAGGTAATTCCATTAAGAAATGAGAATATGACTTTGCTAGAAGTTTTGTCACTTGCAGGTGATGTACAAGCAAGATCGAAACCAAGTAATATAAGATTAATAAGAGGACCGTGGGATGCACCCTCAGTTAAAATTATAAATCTAACTAGTATAAGCAATATTAAAGATGCTAATATAATTGTGGAGCCTAATGATATAATTTATGTTGAACCTAGAAGAAGAATTGATAGAGAAACTATTCAAGATTTCAATATCATTTTTACTCCAATAACTACCCTAGTTACGCTTTCGGTAACCATGTTACTTTTAATAAAGGAAGCTAAATAA
- a CDS encoding tyrosine-protein kinase family protein, which translates to MSESRYQQMQVEEAEDNSLLNQFNPGKVLFVIRKNLFFLIFIFTLAMAGIFLFLRYTKQTFQANSLLKLEFKSSTQFLGLDVGPFNSGIDAINMAGEIELIRSKLIYSDVIDKAKLRVSYFTDGELLSDEKYLSSPFSVKYQIKDTRIQGQPIYIDFSEDYKEYKLRYDLGKEKQEHQGKVGQPLENERFTLVIDIEKPSETKVLDEPLFFIIHSDESLYGYLAENLEVTVENHVANTMSISFKDHHPAKAKSIVEAVNDTYLIKTIDNKNKVYEQSITYLDQQLTLIRDTLIYFEKEMEVYASKGKVSKDEDVFDIIDKIDALQETKAGLLYELSQYEKLNQLSKTDTGLSQMAVLSTILNNQYLTEIVNQQILLEDKVNRIEGYYKSSTTAFKQNQSQAERLTTQLQETIKTSRESYDKKIATLDKKIRMLEVSMRENGEEDAEFKKLNRFYSFYENVFNTIQEKKIEIGIAKAGTVANFRVLSPASVSNIPIYPIPTNVYLIGVVTGLGICFIFILINYLLQNKINNLKEVENLCHAPILGMVPKYKKEGMEFSKLIVDKNPKSAISESLRSIRTNLDFFVNGPQKKVISVTSTVSGEGKTFIALNLAGIIALSDKKVLLVDLDLRKPKVHIAFDNENNKGVSSILIGRSSIKESINKSDIDTLDFITAGPVPPNPSELILSPKFDEFLEELKGMYDIVIFDTPPVGLVTDGVIVMKKVNIPVYVLRAGVSKLSYPENINSLIEVNRFNHLSVILNAVDTQNSYGYGGGYGGGYGYGYGYGYGYGYYDEDKKENWWSFLKKE; encoded by the coding sequence ATGTCAGAAAGCAGATACCAGCAAATGCAAGTTGAAGAGGCTGAAGATAATAGTCTACTCAATCAGTTTAATCCTGGTAAGGTATTGTTTGTAATAAGAAAAAATCTGTTTTTTCTAATATTTATTTTTACGCTTGCTATGGCTGGTATTTTCTTGTTTCTGAGATATACCAAGCAAACATTTCAGGCAAACTCACTATTAAAACTTGAGTTTAAAAGTTCAACTCAATTCTTAGGTCTTGATGTAGGTCCATTTAATAGCGGTATTGATGCCATTAATATGGCTGGTGAGATCGAACTTATTCGATCAAAGCTAATCTATTCTGATGTGATAGATAAAGCCAAGTTAAGAGTTTCGTATTTTACTGATGGCGAATTGTTAAGTGATGAAAAATATTTATCATCTCCATTTTCAGTAAAGTATCAAATTAAAGATACTAGAATTCAAGGTCAGCCAATCTACATAGATTTTTCAGAAGACTATAAAGAGTATAAGCTCAGATATGATCTCGGTAAAGAGAAACAAGAGCATCAGGGTAAAGTTGGGCAACCCCTCGAAAACGAAAGGTTTACTTTAGTAATTGATATAGAAAAACCCAGTGAAACAAAAGTTTTAGACGAACCTTTATTTTTTATTATTCATTCAGACGAAAGTTTGTATGGCTATTTGGCAGAAAACCTAGAAGTTACGGTTGAAAACCATGTAGCGAATACAATGAGTATCTCCTTTAAAGACCACCATCCGGCAAAGGCTAAAAGCATTGTTGAAGCCGTAAATGATACTTATTTGATAAAAACAATAGATAATAAAAATAAGGTGTATGAACAGTCAATAACCTACCTAGATCAACAACTTACACTTATTAGAGATACATTAATCTATTTTGAGAAAGAGATGGAAGTGTATGCCTCCAAAGGTAAGGTATCTAAAGATGAGGATGTTTTTGATATTATAGATAAAATTGATGCCCTGCAAGAAACTAAAGCAGGTCTATTATATGAATTGAGCCAATATGAAAAACTAAATCAACTATCTAAAACAGATACAGGTCTTTCTCAAATGGCTGTGTTGTCTACTATTCTTAATAATCAGTATTTAACAGAAATCGTAAATCAGCAGATTCTATTAGAAGATAAAGTAAATAGAATTGAAGGTTATTATAAATCATCTACTACAGCTTTTAAACAAAACCAGAGTCAGGCAGAAAGACTTACTACACAGTTACAAGAAACTATTAAAACAAGTCGAGAATCATACGATAAAAAAATTGCAACTCTAGACAAAAAAATAAGAATGCTTGAAGTGTCTATGAGGGAAAATGGAGAAGAAGACGCTGAGTTTAAAAAGCTGAATAGATTCTATAGTTTCTATGAAAACGTATTTAATACAATACAAGAAAAGAAAATTGAAATAGGTATTGCTAAAGCAGGTACTGTTGCAAACTTTCGAGTACTTTCTCCTGCATCGGTTTCTAATATCCCTATTTATCCAATTCCAACAAATGTATATTTAATAGGTGTTGTAACTGGCTTAGGTATTTGCTTTATATTTATTCTTATTAACTATTTACTTCAAAATAAAATAAATAATCTAAAAGAGGTAGAAAACTTGTGTCATGCGCCAATTCTAGGAATGGTTCCTAAATACAAGAAGGAAGGAATGGAGTTTTCTAAATTGATTGTTGATAAAAACCCAAAATCTGCAATTAGTGAATCATTAAGATCAATTAGAACCAACCTTGACTTTTTTGTAAATGGCCCTCAAAAAAAGGTGATTTCTGTAACCTCTACAGTAAGTGGTGAAGGTAAAACATTTATTGCACTTAACTTAGCTGGTATTATTGCTTTGTCAGATAAAAAAGTTTTATTAGTCGATCTAGATTTAAGAAAGCCTAAAGTGCATATTGCCTTTGATAATGAAAATAATAAAGGCGTATCGTCTATTCTAATTGGGAGGTCTTCAATCAAAGAAAGTATTAATAAGAGTGATATTGATACACTCGATTTTATAACAGCAGGACCAGTTCCTCCAAATCCTTCTGAATTAATACTATCTCCAAAATTCGATGAGTTTCTAGAAGAATTGAAAGGGATGTATGATATAGTTATTTTTGATACTCCACCTGTAGGCTTGGTAACTGATGGGGTTATCGTAATGAAGAAAGTAAATATTCCTGTATATGTTTTAAGAGCAGGTGTTTCTAAATTATCTTATCCAGAAAATATAAATTCATTAATTGAGGTAAATAGGTTCAATCACTTATCTGTTATACTAAATGCTGTAGATACTCAAAATTCTTACGGTTATGGAGGAGGTTATGGTGGTGGCTATGGCTATGGTTATGGTTATGGATACGGCTATGGATACTACGATGAAGATAAAAAAGAAAATTGGTGGAGTTTCTTAAAAAAGGAATAG
- a CDS encoding tyrosine-protein phosphatase: MFSIFGKKKNNKLNLEDIPQIHADMHSHVLPGLDDGSPNIETSLTLVKSLMKMGYKHLICTPHVMSDFYKNTPEKIKAALKTLREAVKEHELNVTIEASAEYYLDEIFIENLEKDTEFLSFGDHNYLLFETSFLNPSAYLEHAIFLMRSRGFQPILAHPERYAYFFNKYEKLTALKEKGVVFQVNINSLSGYYSKDSQRIAEKLIDDQLVSFLGTDCHNTKHIAALERSRQSPYFLKAYNQVILNNTLNAAS, from the coding sequence ATGTTTTCAATATTCGGAAAAAAGAAAAACAATAAACTAAATTTAGAAGACATCCCACAGATTCATGCAGACATGCACTCCCATGTTTTACCAGGACTCGATGATGGATCTCCAAATATAGAAACCTCACTAACACTTGTAAAATCGTTAATGAAAATGGGGTATAAGCATTTAATATGCACTCCTCATGTTATGAGCGATTTTTATAAAAACACCCCAGAAAAAATAAAAGCTGCACTTAAAACGCTTCGAGAGGCTGTAAAAGAACATGAACTAAATGTTACAATTGAAGCATCAGCAGAATACTACCTCGATGAAATTTTTATAGAAAACCTGGAAAAAGATACTGAGTTTTTGAGTTTCGGCGATCATAATTATTTATTATTCGAAACTTCATTTTTAAACCCAAGTGCTTATTTAGAGCACGCAATCTTTTTAATGCGTTCTCGTGGTTTTCAACCAATTTTAGCTCATCCAGAGAGATATGCTTATTTTTTTAATAAATACGAGAAGCTCACAGCATTAAAAGAAAAAGGAGTGGTATTCCAAGTAAACATTAATTCATTATCTGGATATTATTCCAAAGATTCTCAAAGAATCGCTGAAAAGTTGATTGATGATCAACTAGTATCTTTTCTTGGTACAGACTGCCATAATACAAAACATATAGCTGCATTAGAGAGATCTCGCCAAAGTCCGTATTTCCTTAAAGCTTACAATCAAGTGATTCTTAACAACACCTTAAATGCAGCAAGTTAA
- a CDS encoding SDR family NAD(P)-dependent oxidoreductase produces the protein MHYYITGCNGLVGSYIARKLLENGATVSALKRKDSDLSYINDISDQIKWHEGDILDVLSLEAGIKEADYVIHCAGMVSFLQADFAKMFKVNVEGTANVVNTCLKYTGKKLLYISSIAALGNTILPEIINETKQWDNSAMNSKYGLTKFMGEEEVWRGNAEGLDVIVINPSVVLGRGNWKKSSLTMFDYISTEPLFYPEGNVNYVDVRDLADLVMQLIDQQVLNEKFIASAGCISYKDMLEQISLKLNKRPPKYKLNNFFAFTALTTGKIKGFFTGQSSTVSKELIKNSKRMTQYSNEKIKKNLSFTFRNLDTTLDWIANSVN, from the coding sequence ATGCACTACTATATTACGGGATGTAATGGTTTAGTGGGTAGTTACATTGCCCGTAAATTATTGGAAAATGGTGCCACTGTATCGGCATTAAAAAGGAAAGACAGTGATCTCTCATATATTAATGATATATCGGATCAGATTAAATGGCATGAAGGTGATATTTTAGATGTTCTTTCATTAGAGGCTGGTATAAAAGAAGCTGATTATGTAATTCACTGTGCAGGCATGGTGTCATTTTTACAGGCTGATTTTGCAAAGATGTTCAAAGTGAACGTAGAGGGAACAGCCAATGTGGTAAATACTTGTCTAAAATATACTGGTAAAAAGTTATTATACATCAGTTCAATTGCTGCATTGGGCAATACTATTCTTCCAGAAATTATTAATGAAACTAAGCAATGGGATAATTCAGCCATGAACTCAAAGTATGGCTTAACCAAGTTTATGGGCGAAGAAGAGGTGTGGCGAGGAAATGCAGAAGGTTTAGATGTAATTGTTATTAATCCATCTGTGGTCTTGGGAAGAGGTAATTGGAAGAAGTCAAGCCTTACAATGTTTGATTATATCTCTACAGAGCCTTTGTTTTATCCTGAAGGGAATGTAAATTATGTCGATGTAAGAGATTTAGCAGACTTAGTTATGCAGCTAATTGATCAACAAGTTTTAAACGAAAAATTTATAGCCAGTGCAGGCTGCATATCTTATAAAGATATGTTAGAACAGATTTCTCTAAAATTGAATAAAAGACCTCCGAAATATAAGTTGAACAACTTTTTCGCTTTTACAGCACTTACCACAGGCAAAATTAAAGGTTTTTTTACAGGTCAGTCTTCTACAGTTAGTAAAGAATTAATAAAAAATTCAAAGAGGATGACTCAATATAGCAATGAAAAAATAAAGAAAAACCTTTCTTTTACTTTTAGAAATTTAGATACTACTTTAGATTGGATTGCGAATTCAGTGAACTAG